The sequence TGGCGGCTCTCATTATCGGGCATAGGTGTCGGATATGCAATTCGAATTGGGGTTCGAAGAAAAGAGAACGATCCTTTGGATGGTTCTCTTTTCTTTTTGCCCGGAATGAGATATATTCAGTAATGAGTTTAGAGTAGGAGGTTGGCATTCTTGAAAAGAATGGCTGTTGTTCTAGCCGCAGGCCAGGGCAAGCGCATGAAATCAAAGTTATACAAAGTGCTGCATCCCGTTTGCGGAAAGCCTATGGTTGGGCACGTACTTGATACAGTTAAAGCAACCGGCTGTGAGCGGAGCATTGTCGTTGTCGGACATGGCGCTGAGGCGGTTCAAGCTTATTTGGGCGATTCTGCGGAATACGTGCTGCAGGAAGCTCAGCTCGGAACGGGCCACGCCGTAAAGCAGGCCAAGGATTTGCTGGGCGGGGAAGAAGGTACGCTGGTTGTCGCATACGGTGATACGCCGCTCATTACCCCGGAAACACTGATCAAGCTGATGACGCTGCACGAGGAACGCAAGGCGGCGGCTACTATTTTGACGGCCGTTATGGAAAACCCTGCGGGACTTGGACGGATTATACGCACTGAGGACGGAGAGCTGCTGAAGATTGTGGAGCAGAAGGATTGCACGCCCGCCGAAGATGCCATACGTGAAATCAATACCGGAATTTATTGCTTTGACAACGCCAAGATGTTTGCTGCTTTGGACAAGGTGACGAACCATAATGCCCAGCAGGAGTACTATCTGACCGACGTCATCGGTATTCTGCGTGAGCAGGGAGAACTTGTGCTCGCCTTCCAAACGGACGATGCCGTAGAATCGATCGGTGTGAATGACCGCGTGGCGTTATCTGAAGCCGAGTACCATATGCGCGAGCGCATCGCCCGCCGTCATATGCTCGGCGGTGTAACGATTATAGATCCATCATCTACTTATATAGGAGCCGAAGTCACCATCGGAGCGGATACGGTGATTTATCCGGGAACGCTGCTCAAGGGCAGTACCGCGATCGGGGAAAGCTGCATCATAGGCCCCTCCAGTGAAATTGAAAACAGCCGGATTATGGACGGAGCTCAGGTCAAGCATTCCGTACTTAACGGCGCTGAGGTCGGCGCACGGACTTCCGTTGGGCCTTTTGCCTATTTGCGCCCGGGAAGCGTGCTTGGCGAAGACGTCAAGATCGGCGATTTTGTAGAGATCAAGAAAGCCACGATCGGCGACGGCTCTAAAGTTTCGCATTTAAGCTATGTCGGAGACGCTTCTGTCGGCAAGAACGTAAATGTCGGCTGCGGGGCGATCACGGTCAACTACGACGGTTTCAATAAATCGATAACCGAAATCGGGGACGACGCTTTTATTGGCAGTAACGTCAACCTGATTGCTCCCGTTAAGGTGGGCAAAGGCGCTTATGTTGTGGCCGGTTCCACCATTACCAAGTCGGTCTCCGAAGGGGATTTGGCCATTGCCAGACAGCGTCAGGAGAACAAGCCGGGCTATGCGGATAAAATCCGATCCCGGGCAAAAGCGAAAAAGGGTCAATCTCATCCATCGTAAGTGCGTATGATGCGCCTGGCCCCGGATATTTTCCGTGCCACGGCACATTTGACAGATAAATTCAATTGAACCGATCACGGAGGGTTTAACTTTTATGGCTTATCTTGATTCCAAGTTGAAAATTTTCACCTGTAATTCCAATCCCAAGGTTGCGCATCAAATTGCCGACTACATCGGGATTCCGATGGGCGAGTCGCATACGACAAGCTTCAGCGATGGAGAAATTCAGGTCAGATTGTCGGAGAGCGTGCGCGGCTGCCACGTCTACATTGTTCAATCCACCTGCGGTCCTGTGAATGATAACCTGATGGAAATGCTGGTCATGATCGACGCGCTGAAGCGCGCCTCGGCCAAGAGTATCAACGTGGTTATCCCGTATTACGGCTATGCCCGTCAGGACCGCAAGGCCCGTTCGCGTGATCCGATTACGGCGAAGCTGGTGGCAGACCTGATTGAAACGGCGGGTGCGCACCGCGTGATTACCATGGACCTGCACGCCATGCAGATTCAGGGCTTCTTCAACATTCCGGTCGATCATATGCTCGGCGTACCGATCCTGGCGCAATATTTCCGCTCCATGCAGATCCCGAATCCGGTCGTTGTGTCTCCGGACCACGGCGGTGTGGTTCGGGCGAGAAAGCTGGCCGATTTCCTGAACGCTCCGCTCGCTATTATTGATAAGCGCCGTCCGGAACCGAATGTCAGTGAGGTTATGAATATTATCGGGAACATCGAAGGGAAGACGGCGATCGTTATTGACGATATCATCGACACGGCGGGCACGATCGTGCTTGGAGCCAATGCTCTAATGGAAGGCGGAGCCAAAGAGGTATACGCTTGCTGTACGCATCCGGTCCTTTCCGGTCCGGCGCATGAGCGGCTGGAGAATTCGCCGATTAAAGAGGTTGTCGTTACCGATACGATTCCTATTCGCAGCGAGAACCCGACTTCCAAGCTGAAGGTGCTTTCCGTGGCCCCACTGCTTGGCGAGGCGATTATCCGGGTGCATGAAGAGCTGTCCATCAGCAAGCTGTTCGAGATCGAATAGAGATATGCAGAAATATAAGGCGATGGACAAGCGCACAGCTTACAGCCTTATATTTCGAAGGCAGGGTTACAGCTCCTTTTCGGGAGATGTAACCCTTGTCGGCTTGTGGGCCGCAGCTATAGTTATTCAAAATCCCGGCCGCGAGATAAAGGTGAACAGGCTGCGGTTATAAAGCGTCCCCTGCAGCTCCGCAAAGCTTGCGTCTACGGCGGTAAGCACGCCGATGTCAACATGTACATCGCCGCGGTACACCTCGACAGGTATGGCATATTGTAGATGATACTGAAAATGGCGGTGAAGCGTCAGAGGCTCGCCCTGCTGCAGCATATTAACATCACCTGTCTTTGGAATGGGATGGACGTTTCTCTGGAATTAGAATTAGACGTTCCGGGAACGCTTATACTTCTATTGTATCAAGAAAGGGAAGGTTTACAAATGAAATGGATCGTCGGTTTGGGCAACCCTGGACCGGAGTACGCCAAAACAAGGCATAATGTCGGATTTATGGCTCTGGATGAACTGGCGCGAAGATACGGAATCGCCTTTAATCAGAGTAAGTGCAAATCGGTTATCGGAGAAGGTGTCATCGGCGGAATCAAGACCGCGCTGATTAAACCGATGACGTATATGAATCTGTCCGGGGAGGCGGTGCGCGCCTATATGGACTACTATAAAGTCCCCTTAGAAGACATGATTGTCGTTTACGACGACCTTGACACCGAAGTCGGCAAAATCAGGCTGCGGTATCAAGGCAGCGCTGGCGGCCATAACGGAATCAAATCGATCATTCAGCATACGGGCACCCAGACCTTCAATAGAGTAAGGATGGGTATTTCGCGGCCGGAGCCCGGGTACGCGATTGTCGATTATGTGCTGGGCAAGTTCCCCAAGAAGGATAGTGACAAGCTGTCATTGATGATTGGCAATACCTGCGACGCCCTTGAGTATAGTCTGAACAACACCTTCGAACAGACCATGGCTAAATTCAACGGGTAAAAAGGCGCAGAGGAACATGCTTCTGAAAATACCGGGCAACGGCATGATCCTACCGGGGCTAACCGAAGCCTGAACGGGATATACTGAAGGTATACTTTACCTTCAGGAGGCATATAAATGGCAATACACTACGTATGTAGACACTGCCGGACTTTTCTCGGAAGCATCCGCAGAAGCGCGGCCACCGAGATGCAGCTCGGCCTTCATTCCTTGACCCCTGCGGAACGCAGAGATATAATAGCGTATGATTCAGACGGCGAAATTACGGTTAAAGTTACCTGCAATTACTGCAAGGAGGCTCTGGAGAACAATCCGGAACTTAGCCTTCTGGCCAGTCCGCTTCAATAGGTGAAGCGGCGCTGCTTCTATCGTCATCCGCAAGCCTTGGCCTCAAAAGCTGAGGCTTATTTTAAATATAAGACTTTATCATTGCAGTAAGTTATTATTTTGCGCTTCTGAAGCGTTAAATCAAATTTCGCTGGAAGTGATTCAGTAAGTGAGGTGCGCCTTTTGTTACAAGGTCTTATTGAGGCTTTTTCCAAAGATTCCGATTTCCAGTCGGTAACCCGAGGCGTCGCCGCCGGAATGAAAGAGCAGCTGATCTCCGGATTGTCCGGTTCAGCCAGGCAGATCATGCTGGCCGCGCTTCACGAGGAGACATCCCGCCCTATATTAATCGTGACGCACAACATGTTTTCGGCGCAAAAAATTGCCGATGATCTACAGGAAGCGCTTTCTCCTGATCGGGTGCTGCTGTATCCGGCCAATGAATTGGTCGCAGCGGAAACGGCCGTATCCAGTCCGGAGACGGTTGCCCAGCGTATCGAGGTGCTGAACAAATGCTCGCGGGGCTTCCGAGGCATTGTGGTCGCGCCTTATTCTGGCGTTCGCCGGCTGCTGCCTTCCCCGCAGGCTATGGCGGAAGCGCAGATAACCGTCTCCCAGGACGGGAGCATCCAGCTTGAACATTTCTTGAACACGATGATCGAAATGGGTTACGAGCGCGTCGAACGGGTGGAGAATCGCGGGGAACTAAGCGTTCGCGGCGGCATTCTCGATTTCTATCCCATGAATACCGAACTGGCATACCGGGTGGAGCTGTTCGACGACGAGATCGACTCCATCCGGACATTCGATCCATCCGATCAGCGCTCCATCGACAAGGTTCGGACAGTGACCATTACGCCTGCCAAAGAAATTATCGCGGGTAAGGCGCAGCTGGAGGCCGCGGCGGACAAGGCGTCGATCATGCTGGAGCGCCAAATAGAGAAGACGGCCGACCGGCAGGCCAAAATACGTCTGCGCGAGGAAATCGGCCGGGAGATTGAACATTTACGCGAAGGGACTTATTTTTCGGAGATTTACAAATATATTTCACTGCTTCATCAGGAGCGCTCGCATCTATACGACTATATGGAGCGGGATACCCTACTGATCCTCGACGAGCCGGCCCGTCTGCTGGAAACGGCCAAGCAGCTCGAGCGTGACGAATCGGAATGGAACCTGCATCTGCTGCAGAACGGGAAAACGCTGCCTGACCTGCATTTATCCGTTGACAGCGACACGGTTATGTATCAACGTCCGTTTCAAAGCATTTTCATGTCCATCTTTCTGCGCCAGGTGCCGCATGTTCAGCCGCAGAATATTGTCGGCTTTATCAGCCGGAGCATGCAGGATTTCCATGGGCAGATGAATGTGCTGAAATCGGAAATGGAGCGATGGCACAAGTCGGGGGTTCAAGTCGTCATGCTTGCCGGCAGCGAGGACCGTATGGAGCGGATTCGCCGGGTGCTGCTCGACTATGGGATTGAAGAACCGGCTATTGTCCAAGGTAACTTGGGGTCGGGCTTTGAACTGCCTTCAGTTCATC is a genomic window of Paenibacillus durus ATCC 35681 containing:
- a CDS encoding anti-sigma-F factor Fin family protein, with the protein product MAIHYVCRHCRTFLGSIRRSAATEMQLGLHSLTPAERRDIIAYDSDGEITVKVTCNYCKEALENNPELSLLASPLQ
- the glmU gene encoding bifunctional UDP-N-acetylglucosamine diphosphorylase/glucosamine-1-phosphate N-acetyltransferase GlmU, whose protein sequence is MKRMAVVLAAGQGKRMKSKLYKVLHPVCGKPMVGHVLDTVKATGCERSIVVVGHGAEAVQAYLGDSAEYVLQEAQLGTGHAVKQAKDLLGGEEGTLVVAYGDTPLITPETLIKLMTLHEERKAAATILTAVMENPAGLGRIIRTEDGELLKIVEQKDCTPAEDAIREINTGIYCFDNAKMFAALDKVTNHNAQQEYYLTDVIGILREQGELVLAFQTDDAVESIGVNDRVALSEAEYHMRERIARRHMLGGVTIIDPSSTYIGAEVTIGADTVIYPGTLLKGSTAIGESCIIGPSSEIENSRIMDGAQVKHSVLNGAEVGARTSVGPFAYLRPGSVLGEDVKIGDFVEIKKATIGDGSKVSHLSYVGDASVGKNVNVGCGAITVNYDGFNKSITEIGDDAFIGSNVNLIAPVKVGKGAYVVAGSTITKSVSEGDLAIARQRQENKPGYADKIRSRAKAKKGQSHPS
- the pth gene encoding aminoacyl-tRNA hydrolase, producing the protein MKWIVGLGNPGPEYAKTRHNVGFMALDELARRYGIAFNQSKCKSVIGEGVIGGIKTALIKPMTYMNLSGEAVRAYMDYYKVPLEDMIVVYDDLDTEVGKIRLRYQGSAGGHNGIKSIIQHTGTQTFNRVRMGISRPEPGYAIVDYVLGKFPKKDSDKLSLMIGNTCDALEYSLNNTFEQTMAKFNG
- a CDS encoding ribose-phosphate diphosphokinase, whose protein sequence is MAYLDSKLKIFTCNSNPKVAHQIADYIGIPMGESHTTSFSDGEIQVRLSESVRGCHVYIVQSTCGPVNDNLMEMLVMIDALKRASAKSINVVIPYYGYARQDRKARSRDPITAKLVADLIETAGAHRVITMDLHAMQIQGFFNIPVDHMLGVPILAQYFRSMQIPNPVVVSPDHGGVVRARKLADFLNAPLAIIDKRRPEPNVSEVMNIIGNIEGKTAIVIDDIIDTAGTIVLGANALMEGGAKEVYACCTHPVLSGPAHERLENSPIKEVVVTDTIPIRSENPTSKLKVLSVAPLLGEAIIRVHEELSISKLFEIE